A genome region from Camelina sativa cultivar DH55 chromosome 10, Cs, whole genome shotgun sequence includes the following:
- the LOC109124509 gene encoding endoplasmin homolog encodes MRKRTLVSVLFLFSLLFLLPDQGRKLHANAEDSSDEVTDPPKVEEKIGGHGGLSTDSDVVHRESESMSKKTLRSSAEKFEFQAEVSRLMDIIINSLYSNKDIFLRELISNASDALDKIRFLALTDKDVLGEGDTAKLEIQIKLDKAKKILSIRDRGIGMTKEDLIKNLGTIAKSGTSAFVEKMQSSGDLNLIGQFGVGFYSAYLVADYIEVISKHNDDNQYVWESKADGKFAVSEDTWNEPLGRGTEIRLHLRDEAGEYLEESKLKDLVKRYSEFINFPISLWASKEVETEVPVEEDESNDEETETTSTEEEKEEDAEDEDGEKKQKTKKAKETVYEWELLNDVKAIWLRSPKEVTEEEYTKFYHSLSKDFTDEKPMAWSHFNAEGDVEFKAVLYVPPKAPHDLYESYYNSNKANLKLYVRRVFISDEFDELLPKYLSFLKGLVDSDTLPLNVSREMLQQHSSLKTIKKKLIRKALDMIRKLAKEDPDEIHDDDKKDVEKSGENDEKKGQYTKFWNEFGKSIKLGIIEDAGNRNRLAKLLRFETTKSDGKLTSLDQYIKRMKNGQKDVFYITGSSKEQLEKSPFLERLIKKGYEVIFFTDPVDEYLMQYLMDYEDKKFQNVSKEGLKVGKDSKAKELKEAFKELTKWWKGNLASENVDDVKISNRLADTPCVVVTSKFGWSANMERIMQSQTLSDANKQAYMRGKRVLEINPRHPIIKELKDRVASDPEDESVKETAQLMYQTALIESGFILNDPKDFAARIYNSVKSGLNISPDAVADEEVEAAEEPETSEATETKSDDLAGGLNIEAEPVEQQEENTKDEL; translated from the exons ATGAGGAAGAGGACGCTCGTGTCCGTTTTGTTCCTTTTCtcgcttctttttcttcttccagatCAAG GAAGAAAGCTACACGCGAATGCGGAAGATAGTTCAGATGAGGTTACAGATCCACCAAAGGTGGAGGAAAAAATTGGTGGTCACGGCGGTTTATCGACGGATTCCGATGTAGTTCATAG AGAGTCTGAGTCCATGTCAAAGAAGACGCTTCGCAGTAGCGCGGAGAAATTTGAGTTCCAGGCTGAGGTTTCTAGGCTTATGGACATTATTATCAACTCTCTATACAGTAACAAGGATATTTTCTTGAGAGAGTTGATCTCCAATGCTTCTGAT gctcTGGACAAAATTAGGTTCCTTGCACTCACTGACAAAGACGTTTTGGGTGAAGGTGACACTGCTAAGCTTGAGATCCAG ATTAAGCTAGACAAAGCCAAGAAGATTCTTTCTATTCGGGACCGGGGTATTGGTATGACCAAGGAAGACTTAATCAAGAACCTTGGTACCATAGCAAAATCTGGAACATCAG CTTTTGTTGAGAAAATGCAATCAAGCGGGGATTTGAACCTTATTGGACAATTTGGAGTTGGATTCTACTCTGCTTATCTTGTTGCTGACTACATTGAAGTTATTAGCAAGCACAATGATGACAACCA GTATGTATGGGAATCAAAGGCTGACGGTAAATTTGCTGTCTCTGAGGATACATGGAATGAACCTCTTGGACGTGGAACCGAAATTAGATTACATCTTAGGGATGAAGCTGGCGAGTACCTAGAAGAAAGTAAACTTAAG gatttggtgaagagatatTCGGAATTCATCAACTTCCCTATCTCCCTCTGGGCTAGCAAAGAGGTTGAAACCGAGGTCCCAGTTGAGGAAGATGAATCAAATGATGAGGAAACTG AAACAACCTCTACCgaggaagaaaaggaagaagatgctGAGGATGAAGACGGTGAGAAAAAGCAGAAAACAAAGAAGGCTAAAGAAACAGTTTATGAATGGGAGCTTCTGAATGATGTTAAGGCTATATGGCTGAGAAGTCCAAAGGAAGTGACGGAGGAAGAGTACACTAAATTCTACCACTCTCTCTCAAAG GATTTTACTGACGAGAAGCCAATGGCTTGGAGTCACTTTAATGCTGAAGGTGATGTTGAATTCAAGGCTGTGTTGTATGTTCCTCCTAAAGCTCCCCATGATCTGTACGAGAGCTACTACAACAGCAACAAGGCAAATTTGAAGCTCTATGTCAGGAGGGTCTTCATCTCTGATGAATTTGATGAGCTTTTGCCTAAATATTTGAGTTTCTTGAAG GGTCTCGTTGACTCTGACACATTACCTCTAAATGTATCACGAGAAATGCTTCAACAACACAGCAGCTTAAAGACAATTAAGAAGAAGCTTATCCGAAAGGCACTTGATATGATCCGCAAGCTTGCTAAAGAAGACCCTGATGAGATCCATGATGATGACAAAAAAG ATGTGGAGAAGTCTGGTGAGAACGATGAGAAGAAGGGTCAATACACAAAATTCTGGAATGAGTTTGGCAAGTCGATTAAACTTGGCATCATTGAGGATGCTGGTAACAGAAACCGCTTGGCAAAACTTCTTCGTTTTGAGAC AACTAAGTCCGATGGAAAATTGACTTCCCTGGATCAGTACATTAAGAGAATGAAAAATGGGCAAAAGGACGTCTTCTACATTACCGGAAGCAGCAAGGAACAACTCGAGAAATCTCCATTCCTGGAGAGGCTCATCAAGAAGGGCTATGAG GTCATCTTCTTCACGGACCCAGTTGATGAATACTTGATGCAATACCTGATGGATTACGAAGACAAAAAGTTCCAGAATGTGTCAAAAGAAGGACTGAAGGTTGGGAAAGATTCAAAAGCCAAGGAGCTCAAAGAAGCATTCAAGGAGCTAACCAAGTGGTGGAAAGGAAATCTCGCAAGCGAGAACGTAGACGATGTCAAAATCAGTAACCGTTTGGCTGACACGCCCTGTGTTGTCGTAACATCCAAGTTTGGATGGAGTGCAAACATGGAGAGGATTATGCAGTCCCAAACTCTCTCAGATGCTAATAAGCAAGCTTACATGCGTGGAAAGAGAGTCCTCGAGATCAACCCAAGACACCCTATCATCAAAGAGCTCAAGGATAGAGTTGCAAGCGACCCAGAG GATGAGAGCGTGAAAGAAACAGCACAGCTCATGTACCAGACGGCGTTGATCGAGAGTGGATTCATACTCAACGACCCAAAAGACTTTGCAGCCCGTATTTACAACTCAGTCAAGAGCGGTCTGAACATCAGCCCTGATGCAGTAGCCGACGAGGAAGTCGAGGCAGCAGAGGAACCAGAGACCAGTGAGGCTACTGAGACGAAATCAGATGACTTGGCTGGTGGTCTAAACATTGAAGCCGAACCTGTTGAGCAACAAGAAGAGAACACCAAGGACGAACTGTAG
- the LOC104717866 gene encoding thaumatin-like protein 1b isoform X1 encodes MIITVLHSPVSFYYIILSFLFFHALHLVGSDGATITIVNRCSFTVWPGILSNAGSGDIGTTGFELASGGSRSFQAPASWSGRFWARTGCNFDSDTGQGTCLTGDCGSNQVECNGAGAKPPATLAEFTIGSGPVDPARKQDFYDVSLVDGYNVPMLVEANGGSEGTCLTTGCVTDLNQKCPTELRFGSGSACKSACEAFGSPEYCCSGAYASPTECKPSMYSEIFKSACPRSYSYAFDDATSTFTCTDADYTITLCPSLPSQKSAANGWREGGGLGESSPSPLSTWLSDVFTSDSSNVLQSSQCLLIFTIFFLLLLFRKF; translated from the exons atgaTCATAACAGTTCTTCATTCTCCTGTCTCATTCTATTACATCATCCTtagcttcctcttcttccatg CATTGCATTTGGTAGGAAGTGATGGTGCTACTATTACTATCGTAAATCGATGTAGCTTCACTGTCTGGCCGGGAATTTTGTCCAACGCCGGAAGTGGCGACATAGGCACCACCGGTTTTGAGCTAGCCTCCGGTGGTTCACGTTCCTTCCAAGCTCCAGCTAGCTGGTCAGGTCGGTTTTGGGCACGAACTGGTTGCAACTTCGACTCGGATACAGGCCAAGGCACGTGCTTAACCGGAGACTGCGGCTCTAACCAGGTAGAGTGTAACGGCGCGGGAGCCAAACCTCCCGCAACACTCGCCGAGTTCACAATCGGGTCAGGTCCAGTAGACCCTGCCCGTAAACAAGACTTCTACGACGTGAGCCTTGTGGACGGTTACAACGTTCCCATGTTAGTGGAAGCAAATGGCGGGTCAGAAGGTACTTGCTTAACAACGGGTTGCGTAACGGATCTAAACCAAAAATGTCCAACGGAGCTCCGGTTCGGATCCGGGTCAGCATGCAAGAGCGCGTGCGAAGCTTTTGGTAGTCCAGAGTATTGTTGTAGTGGCGCGTACGCATCACCAACCGAGTGTAAACCATCCATGTACTCAGAGATATTCAAATCGGCGTGTCCAAGATCTTACAGCTACGCGTTCGACGACGCTACAAGTACGTTCACATGTACTGATGCTGACTATACCATCACTCTTTGCCCTTCCTTGCCTAG CCAAAAGTCAGCAGCGAATGGGTGGAGAGAGGGCGGTGGATTGGGAGAAAGCTCACCGTCGCCATTATCGACGTGGTTGTCCGATGTTTTCACCTCTGATTCCTCAAATGTTCTTCAGTCTTCCCAATGTTTACTCatctttactattttttttcttcttcttctttttcggaaattttga
- the LOC104717866 gene encoding thaumatin-like protein 1b isoform X2 — protein MIITVLHSPVSFYYIILSFLFFHGSDGATITIVNRCSFTVWPGILSNAGSGDIGTTGFELASGGSRSFQAPASWSGRFWARTGCNFDSDTGQGTCLTGDCGSNQVECNGAGAKPPATLAEFTIGSGPVDPARKQDFYDVSLVDGYNVPMLVEANGGSEGTCLTTGCVTDLNQKCPTELRFGSGSACKSACEAFGSPEYCCSGAYASPTECKPSMYSEIFKSACPRSYSYAFDDATSTFTCTDADYTITLCPSLPSQKSAANGWREGGGLGESSPSPLSTWLSDVFTSDSSNVLQSSQCLLIFTIFFLLLLFRKF, from the exons atgaTCATAACAGTTCTTCATTCTCCTGTCTCATTCTATTACATCATCCTtagcttcctcttcttccatg GAAGTGATGGTGCTACTATTACTATCGTAAATCGATGTAGCTTCACTGTCTGGCCGGGAATTTTGTCCAACGCCGGAAGTGGCGACATAGGCACCACCGGTTTTGAGCTAGCCTCCGGTGGTTCACGTTCCTTCCAAGCTCCAGCTAGCTGGTCAGGTCGGTTTTGGGCACGAACTGGTTGCAACTTCGACTCGGATACAGGCCAAGGCACGTGCTTAACCGGAGACTGCGGCTCTAACCAGGTAGAGTGTAACGGCGCGGGAGCCAAACCTCCCGCAACACTCGCCGAGTTCACAATCGGGTCAGGTCCAGTAGACCCTGCCCGTAAACAAGACTTCTACGACGTGAGCCTTGTGGACGGTTACAACGTTCCCATGTTAGTGGAAGCAAATGGCGGGTCAGAAGGTACTTGCTTAACAACGGGTTGCGTAACGGATCTAAACCAAAAATGTCCAACGGAGCTCCGGTTCGGATCCGGGTCAGCATGCAAGAGCGCGTGCGAAGCTTTTGGTAGTCCAGAGTATTGTTGTAGTGGCGCGTACGCATCACCAACCGAGTGTAAACCATCCATGTACTCAGAGATATTCAAATCGGCGTGTCCAAGATCTTACAGCTACGCGTTCGACGACGCTACAAGTACGTTCACATGTACTGATGCTGACTATACCATCACTCTTTGCCCTTCCTTGCCTAG CCAAAAGTCAGCAGCGAATGGGTGGAGAGAGGGCGGTGGATTGGGAGAAAGCTCACCGTCGCCATTATCGACGTGGTTGTCCGATGTTTTCACCTCTGATTCCTCAAATGTTCTTCAGTCTTCCCAATGTTTACTCatctttactattttttttcttcttcttctttttcggaaattttga
- the LOC104717869 gene encoding uncharacterized protein LOC104717869 isoform X1 codes for MAQLIRPIRQLSPQCNHHFRNLRHLFSKKLPSPPSCIPTLLLCPSFSTERSPPRRRIRPAPPEALTPTVIAEDGGDGDSDGSESDSSRSRNQRKRDARRAVKWGLELASFSSDQVKRILRAASLGEEVYDALMLGKRLGSDVREGKRRHFNYIGEKKRKLLREVEPDLMDTLIHATKQGDHTTLQALISSAKDVADDAGESYDDDTETESEDEEEGSDEYMAMAARWFDGLISQNVELTKEVYSLQSVDFDRQELRKLVRKVQLVHEQRKGTTEEKQKEVDAALVTAEKSLNQFLRSMAKQMQSEHTDDLYL; via the exons ATGGCGCAACTAATACGACCAATAAGGCAACTGTCACCGCAGTGTAATCACCATTTTCGTAATCTCCGCCATTTATTTTCGAAAAAGCTTCCGAGCCCACCTTCTTGTATCCCAACTCTTCTTCTCTGCCCGTCTTTCTCCACGGAGAGGTCTCCACCTCGTCGGCGAATTCGTCCCGCGCCACCAGAAGCTCTCACTCCAACTGTTATCGCTGAAGACGGCGGCGATGGTGATAGCGATGGTTCCGAGTCTGACTCGTCGAGGAGTCGTAACCAGCGGAAGCGTGACGCTCGCCGCGCCGTCAAATGGGGGTTAGAACTTGCTTCCTTTTCTAGTGATCAGGTTAAGCGAATTCTAAG AGCTGCATCGCTTGGTGAAGAGGTTTATGATGCATTGATGCTTGGGAAG AGACTAGGCTCGGATGTTCGAGAAGGAAAGCGAAGACATTTCAATTATATCGGTGAGAAAAAAA GGAAATTGTTGCGTGAAGTTGAACCTGATTTGATGGATACTCTGATACATGCTACAAAGCAGGGTGATCACACAACGCTGCAAGCGCTGATTAGTTCAGCCAAGGATGTTGCAGATGATGCAGGAGAAAGCTATGATGATGATACAGAAACTGAGtcagaagatgaagaggag GGGTCAGACGAATATATGGCTATGGCTGCGAGATGGTTTGATGGCCTAATCAGTCAAAATGTGGAACTTACAAAGGAAGTTTATTCTCTTCAGAGTGTTGATTTCGATAGACAG GAATTGCGTAAACTTGTTCGGAAAGTACAGTTGGTTCATGAACAAAGAAAAGGCACAACGGAGGAGAAGCAGAAAGAAGTTGATGCTGCATTGGTGACTGCTGAAAAGTCTCTGAATCAGTTCCTTCGTTCCATGGCGAAACAAATGCAGAGTGAGCATACCGATGATTTGTACTTATGA
- the LOC104717869 gene encoding uncharacterized protein LOC104717869 isoform X2, giving the protein MAQLIRPIRQLSPQCNHHFRNLRHLFSKKLPSPPSCIPTLLLCPSFSTERSPPRRRIRPAPPEALTPTVIAEDGGDGDSDGSESDSSRSRNQRKRDARRAVKWGLELASFSSDQVKRILRAASLGEEVYDALMLGKRLGSDVREGKRRHFNYIGKLLREVEPDLMDTLIHATKQGDHTTLQALISSAKDVADDAGESYDDDTETESEDEEEGSDEYMAMAARWFDGLISQNVELTKEVYSLQSVDFDRQELRKLVRKVQLVHEQRKGTTEEKQKEVDAALVTAEKSLNQFLRSMAKQMQSEHTDDLYL; this is encoded by the exons ATGGCGCAACTAATACGACCAATAAGGCAACTGTCACCGCAGTGTAATCACCATTTTCGTAATCTCCGCCATTTATTTTCGAAAAAGCTTCCGAGCCCACCTTCTTGTATCCCAACTCTTCTTCTCTGCCCGTCTTTCTCCACGGAGAGGTCTCCACCTCGTCGGCGAATTCGTCCCGCGCCACCAGAAGCTCTCACTCCAACTGTTATCGCTGAAGACGGCGGCGATGGTGATAGCGATGGTTCCGAGTCTGACTCGTCGAGGAGTCGTAACCAGCGGAAGCGTGACGCTCGCCGCGCCGTCAAATGGGGGTTAGAACTTGCTTCCTTTTCTAGTGATCAGGTTAAGCGAATTCTAAG AGCTGCATCGCTTGGTGAAGAGGTTTATGATGCATTGATGCTTGGGAAG AGACTAGGCTCGGATGTTCGAGAAGGAAAGCGAAGACATTTCAATTATATCG GGAAATTGTTGCGTGAAGTTGAACCTGATTTGATGGATACTCTGATACATGCTACAAAGCAGGGTGATCACACAACGCTGCAAGCGCTGATTAGTTCAGCCAAGGATGTTGCAGATGATGCAGGAGAAAGCTATGATGATGATACAGAAACTGAGtcagaagatgaagaggag GGGTCAGACGAATATATGGCTATGGCTGCGAGATGGTTTGATGGCCTAATCAGTCAAAATGTGGAACTTACAAAGGAAGTTTATTCTCTTCAGAGTGTTGATTTCGATAGACAG GAATTGCGTAAACTTGTTCGGAAAGTACAGTTGGTTCATGAACAAAGAAAAGGCACAACGGAGGAGAAGCAGAAAGAAGTTGATGCTGCATTGGTGACTGCTGAAAAGTCTCTGAATCAGTTCCTTCGTTCCATGGCGAAACAAATGCAGAGTGAGCATACCGATGATTTGTACTTATGA
- the LOC104717867 gene encoding kinesin-like protein KIN-7I, whose protein sequence is MAAGGEEKILVSVRVRPLNEKEETRNDRCDWECINDTTIICKFHNLPDKSSYTFDKVFGFECPTKQVYDDGAKEVALCVLSGINSSIFAYGQTSSGKTYTMSGITEYAMDDIFAYIDKHKQERKFTLKFSAMEIYNEAVRDLLCEDSNTPLRLLDDPERGTVVEKLREETLTDRNHLEELLSICETQRKIGETSLNEASSRSHQILRLTIESSNREFSPESSATLAASVCFIDLAGSERASQTLSAGSRLKEGCHINRSLLTLGTVIRKLSKGKNGHIPYRDSKLTRILQNSLGGNARTAIICTMSPARSHLEQSRNTLLFASCAKEVTTNAQVNLVVSEKALVKQLQRELARMENELKNLGPASSSSTSEFYTLMLKQKEELIVKMEEQIQELKWQRDVAQSRVENLLKSTADESSSLSSMDNSRRRRSSYDSTDFDEPRMLNNLGKSNLYSPDEDGFLLDDTTPQFPRHDLHDKWEEMAQSTTQEPEDACKEVRCIEVNNGEAERVQIQDSLGDIVEKKEYEQQNHKSFIPDESEKEDDDSSLKTIDMELSLDAKLEAEDELVIKKLLDDVQETEQSLEKQKQSLKKEDMKQYSSRDDKSEQVTKSPPEEEQCVQVYEGSEELEAKDELTINKLEESEETEQPVEKEDHKFSWTSEKEEREQNLSMDQSEQLNKSPSKEEKCVEVYGDSDKDDNTYEALKKKVKEMQKTIEYFMSMQAEEKQSPSFNTIDENMSPGDYFKMRRSRSCRETLLFTKAYTAAAASGGFIFKASNPSFDSECTISMDAESIKDSDTDTSRSSFHEFMAGLKERALQHHSTHELNHSDTETKTMKPENTDDGDKKAEFVRQQSQIVELWEVCNVPLVHRTYFFLLFKGDPSDFVYMEVEHRRLSFLKDSSEISRKQAAKALTREREWLAKQIPNKFGKKQKEEVYKKWGVELSSKRRSLQVTHKLWINTKDIDHCKESASLIATLVGFVDSTLTPKEMFGLSFSPTTFNIKPSSGWRFSNSFSRISFTG, encoded by the exons atgGCGGcaggaggagaagagaagatattGGTGTCGGTGAGGGTTAGGCCGCTAAACGAGAAAGAAGAGACGAGGAACGATCGATGTGATTGGGAATGCATCAACGACACCACAATCATCTGCAAATTTCATAATCTGCCTGATAAGTCTTCCTATACATTTG ACAAAGTGTTTGGATTCGAATGCCCCACAAAGCAAGTTTATGATGATGGAGCCAAAGAGGTTGCACTTTGTGTCCTCTCTGGAATTAACT CGAGCATCTTCGCGTATGGACAGACAAGTAGTGGGAAAACGTACACGATGAGTGGAATCACTGAATATGCTATGGATGATATATTTGCTTACATTGACAAG cataaacaagaaagaaagttCACACTAAAGTTCTCGGCAATGGAGATATACAATGAAGCTGTGAGGGATCTCCTTTGTGAAGATAGTAACACTCCACTTAGGCTTCTAGATGATCCTGAG AGAGGAACGGTCGTTGAGAAACTTAGAGAGGAGACTCTCACAGACAGAAACCATCTAGAGGAACTCCTTTCTATATGCGAAA CTCAAAGGAAGATTGGAGAGACGTCTTTAAATGAGGCTAGCTCCAGATCTCATCAGATTCTCCGACTG ACAATTGAAAGCTCGAATAGAGAATTTTCTCCAGAGAGCTCAGCGACTCTTGCAGCATCAGTGTGCTTTATTGATCTAGCGGGAAGTGAACGTGCTTCTCAGACATTATCTGCTGGTTCAAGACTCAAAGAAGGATGTCACATTAATCGGAGTTTACTTACTCTCGGAACTGTCATTCGAAAACTAAG CAAAGGGAAAAATGGACACATACCGTATCGAGACTCAAAGCTAACACGTATACTTCAGAACTCACTGGGGGGAAACGCAAGAACAGCTATCATCTGTACAATGAGCCCTGCTCGTAGTCATCTGGAACAATCAAGAAACACACTTCTCTTTGCAAGCTGTGCCAAAGAGGTGACCACAAATGCTCAAGTCAATTTGGTTGTATCTGAGAAAGCCTTGGTGAAGCAACTGCAGCGGGAACTGGCGAGAATGGAGAATGAGTTGAAGAATCTTGGGcctgcttcttcctcttcaacctCTGAGTTCTACACATTAATGCTCAAGCAGAAAGAAGAGTTGATTGTAAAG ATGGAGGAACAGATCCAGGAACTTAAATGGCAACGAGATGTAGCTCAATCTAGGGTAGAGAATTTGCTTAAATCAACAGCGGATGAGAGCTCATCTTTAAGTTCAATGGATaacagcagaagaagaagaagcagctaCGATTCCACAGATTTTGATGAGCCTCGTATGCTAAATAACTTGGGGAAGAGTAACCTTTACTCTCCTGACGAGGATGGGTTCCTGCTAGATGATACTACCCCTCAATTTCCGAGGCATGACTTACATGATAAGTGGGAGGAGATGGCTCAAAGCACCACCCAAGAACCAGAAGATGCTTGCAAAGAAGTTAGATGCATTGAAGTGAACAATGGAGAAGCAGAAAGAGTTCAAATCCAAGACTCACTAGGCGACAttgttgaaaagaaagaatacGAGCAGCAAAACCACAAATCTTTTATACCGGATGAGTCCgaaaaggaagatgatgattcaTCTTTAAAAACAATAGATATGGAGTTGAGTTTAGATGCTAAACTTGAAGCTGAAGATGAGCTAGTAATAAAGAAGCTATTAGACGATGTCCAAGAGACTGAGCAGTCTCTGGAGAAACAAAAGCAATCTTTGAAGAAAGAAGACATGAAACAGTATTCTTCTAGGGATGATAAGTCAGAGCAAGTCACAAAATCACCCCCTGAGGAAGAGCAATGTGTACAAGTCTATGAAGGCTCTGAAGAACTTGAAGCCAAAGATGAGCTAACTATAAACAAGTTAGAAGAATCCGAAGAGACCGAGCAACCTGTGGAGAAGGAAGACCACAAATTTAGTTGGACttcagagaaagaagagagagaacagaACTTATCTATGGATCAGTCAGAGCAGTTAAATAAATCACCCTCTAAGGAAGAGAAATGCGTAGAAGTGTATGGAGACTCTGATAAAGATGATAACACATATGAGGCTCTGAAGAAAAAGGTGAAGGAAATGCAGAAGacaattgaatattttatgaGTATGCAAGCAGAAGAGAAACAATCTCCTTCCTTCAATACGATAGATGAGAATATGAGTCCAGGAGATTACTTCAAGATGAGAAGAAGtcgaagctgcagagaaactcTCTTGTTTACAAAGGCATatactgctgctgctgctagtGGAGGCTTCATATTCAAGGCCTCTAACCCATCCTTTGATTCAGAGTGCACTATCTCCATGGACGCAGAGAGCATAAAAGATTCCGATACAGACACTAGCAGAAGTAGCTTCCATGAATTTATGGCAGGACTTAAAGAAAGGGCACTGCAGCACCATTCCACGCATGAGCTGAATCATAGTGATACTGAAACAAAGACGATGAAACCAGAAAACACAGATGATGGTGACAAGAAAGCAGAATTCGTAAGACAACAAAGCCAAATAGTAGAGCTTTGGGAAGTATGTAATGTACCATTGGTTCACAGAACCTACTTTTTCTTGCTCTTCAAAGGCGATCCATCCGACTTTGTTTACATGGAAGTCGAACACAGAAGGCTATCTTTTCTAAAGGACTCGTCTGAGATATCGAGGAAACAAGCTGCCAAAGCACTAACACGCGAGAGAGAATGGTTGGCTAAGCAAATTCCAAACAAATTcggaaaaaagcaaaaagaagaagtttacaAGAAATGGGGTGTTGAGCTAAGCTCAAAACGTAGAAGCCTGCAAGTAACTCACAAACTATGGATCAACACCAAAGACATAGATCACTGCAAAGAGAGTGCTTCTCTTATAGCTACTTTGGTTGGATTCGTTGACTCAACACTAACGCCAAAAGAAATGTTTGGCCTCAGCTTCTCACCTACAACATTCAACATCAAACCTTCCTCTGGCTGGAgattttcaaactctttctctcgTATTAGCTTCACCGGATGA
- the LOC104717870 gene encoding 1-acylglycerol-3-phosphate O-acyltransferase — protein sequence MNLSRFASRLRMAEEISKKTASVADSSAATAAATNAARSKWKILWPNSLRWIPTSTDYIIAAEKRLLSILKTPYVQEQVNIGSGPPGSKIRWFRSTSNESRYINTVTFDAKEGSPTLVMVHGYGASQGFFFRNFDALASRFRVIAIDQLGWGGSSRPDFTCKSTEETEAWFIDSLEEWRKAQNLSNFILLGHSFGGYVAAKYALKHPEHVQHLVLVGSAGFSAEADASERLTKFRATWKGALLNHLWESNFTPQKLIRGLGPWGPGLVNRYTTARFGAHSEGTVLTEEEAKLLTDYVYHTLAAKASGELCLKYIFSFGAFARKPLLQSASEWKVPTTFIYGMNDWMNYQGAVEARKYMKVPCEIIRVPQGGHFVFIDNPSGFHSAVLYACRKFISQDSSHDQQLPDGLRLV from the exons ATGAACTTAAGCCGTTTTGCGTCAAGACTAAGAATGGCAGAAGAAATCTCAAAGAAGACTGCTTCGGTGGCTGATTCATCTGCTGCTACGGCGGCTGCTACGAATGCTGCGAGATCAAAATGGAAAATTTTGTGGCCCAATTCGCTCCGGTGGATCCCTACGTCCACCGATTACATCATCGCCGCCGAGAAGCGTCTTCTCTCTATCCTCAA GACGCCTTATGTACAAGAACAAGTTAATATTGGTTCAGGACCACCAGGTTCCAAAATCAGGTGGTTTAGGTCTACCAGCAATGAGTCACGTTACATCAATACTGTTACCTTTGATGCCAAGGAGGGTTCTCCCACTCTTGTCATGGTTCATGGTTATGGTGCTTCTCAAGGCTTTTTCTTCAGAAATTTCGATGCTCTTGCCAGTCGATTTAGGGTGATTGCTATTGATCAACTTGG ATGGGGTGGATCAAGTAGGCCTGATTTTACATGTAAAAGCACTGAAG AAACTGAGGCATGGTTTATCGACTCCTTAGAGGAATGGCGTAAAGCCCAGAATCTCAGTAACTTTATTCTATTAGGACATTCCTTTGGAGGTTATGTTGCTGCTAAATATGCGCTTAAG CATCCTGAGCATGTTCAACACTTAGTTCTGGTGGGATCTGCTGGGTTCTCAGCAGAAGCAGATGCATCGGAAAGGCTCACTAAATTTAGAGCAACATGGAAAGGCGCCCTACTAAATCATTTGTGGGAGTCGAATTTCACTCCTCAGAAGCTGATTAG AGGATTAGGTCCTTGGGGTCCAGGTCTTGTAAATCGGTATACAACTGCAAGATTTGGTGCACATTCGGAGGGAACTGTGCTAACAGAGGAGGAAGCCAAATTGCTAACCG ATTATGTGTACCATACTTTGGCTGCAAAGGCTAGTGGAGAGTTGTGCTTGAAATACATCTTCTCATTTGGAGCCTTTGCTCGGAAGCCCCTCCTACAAAG TGCATCAGAGTGGAAAGTGCCAACAACTTTTATATATGGAATGAATGATTGGATGAACTATCAAGGTGCAGTGGAAGCGCGGAAATACATGAAGGTCCCTTGCGAAATCATTCGGGTTCCACAG GGTGGTCATTTTGTGTTCATAGACAATCCAAGTGGTTTTCATTCTGCAGTGCTTTATGCTTGCCGTAAGTTTATATCTCAAGACTCCTCTCATGATCAACAACTCCCAGATGGTTTACGATTGGTTTAG